A DNA window from Callospermophilus lateralis isolate mCalLat2 chromosome X, mCalLat2.hap1, whole genome shotgun sequence contains the following coding sequences:
- the LOC143639459 gene encoding N-myc 2 proto-oncogene protein, whose translation MRSCTVSTMPRMICRNADLEFDWLQPCFYPDEDDFYFSGPNSTPPGEDIWKKFELLPTPPLSPSCAFLELSTEPSDWASEMMLTEADLWGNPDEEDVFGPGGLGSLTPNPVILRDCMWSGFSAREKLERAMSEKKQHGHEPAATGPATQVPGAGAASTAGHGHSGTAGAALPAELAHPAAECVDPAVVFLLPVSKQNPVPVRVAPARAPAVGAAVAVARAAAPASAAVAAPPGLSSRPPNGGDHKVLSTSGEDALSDEVDEEEDEEEEIDVVTVEKSCKTGGTTFTLTVSPKNTALGLRREQSRELILQRSVPIYQQHNYAAPSPYVENEDAPPQKKIKREVSPHPLKSVIHPKGKSFSPRKSDSEDSVRRRNHNILERQRRNDLRSSFTTLRDHVPELVKNEKAAKVVILKKACEYVHYLQAKEHQLLMEKEKLQARQQQLLKIIELAWTF comes from the coding sequence ATGCGGAGCTGCACCGTGTCCACCATGCCGAGGATGATTTGCAGGAACGCAGATCTCGAGTTTGACTGGCTGCAGCCCTGCTTCTACCCTGACGAAGATGACTTCTACTTCAGCGGCCCCAACTCGACCCCTCCTGGGGAGGACATCTGGAAGAAGTTTGAACTGCTGCCTACGCCCCCGCTGTCGCCCAGCTGTGCGTTCCTGGAGCTCAGTACCGAGCCCTCTGACTGGGCCAGCGAAATGATGCTGACCGAGGCCGACCTGTGGGGCAACCCCGACGAGGAGGACGTGTTCGGCCCGGGGGGACTGGGCAGCCTCACCCCCAACCCAGTCATCCTCCGGGACTGCATGTGGAGCGGCTTCTCCGCTCGCGAGAAGCTGGAGCGTGCGATGAGTGAGAAGAAGCAGCACGGCCACGAGCCCGCGGCCACGGGTCCGGCCACCCAGGTCCCGGGAGCGGGAGCTGCCAGCACTGCGGGCCACGGGCACAGCGGGACGGCCGGAGCCGCCTTACCGGCGGAGCTCGCCCACCCGGCCGCCGAGTGCGTAGATCCCGCGGTAGTCTTTCTCTTGCCGGTGAGCAAGCAGAATCCGGTGCCTGTGCGGGTCGCCCCGGCTCGTGCCCCTGCCGTGGGCGCTGCGGTTGCGGTTGCTAGAGCAGCCGCCCCCGCTAGTGCCGCGGTGGCCGCCCCTCCGGGTTTAAGCAGCCGCCCTCCCAACGGCGGTGACCACAAGGTCCTCAGCACCTCGGGAGAAGACGCCCTGAGCGACGAGGTTGACGAGGAGGAAGATGAAGAAGAGGAGATCGATGTGGTCACCGTGGAGAAAAGCTGTAAGACAGGCGGCACCACGTTCACCCTCACGGTGAGTCCCAAGAACACAGCCCTGGGCCTGAGGAGAGAGCAGTCCCGAGAGCTGATCCTCCAACGCAGTGTCCCCATCTACCAGCAACACAACTATGCTGCGCCCTCGCCCTATGTGGAGAACGAGGATGCTCCACCCCAGAAGAAGATCAAGAGGGAGGTGTCCCCACATCCCCTCAAGAGCGTCATCCACCCAAAGGGTAAGAGCTTCAGCCCTCGGAAATCCGACTCCGAGGACAGCGTGCGTCGCCGCAATCACAACATCCTCGAGCGCCAGCGCCGCAATGACCTGCGATCCAGCTTCACCACGCTCCGGGACCACGTGCCGGAGCTGGTGAAGAATGAGAAGGCCGCCAAGGTGGTCATTTTGAAAAAAGCCTGTGAGTATGTCCACTACCTCCAGGCCAAGGAGCACCAGCTTCTGATGGAAAAGGAGAAATTGCAGGCAAGACAGCAGCAGTTGCTAAAGATAATTGAACTTGCTTGGACTTTCTAA